In Alphaproteobacteria bacterium, one DNA window encodes the following:
- a CDS encoding arylesterase produces the protein MTTLVWAPAGADTILALGDSLTAGYGLSGRDSFPSRLETALRESGHEVRVVNGGVSGDTTAGGLARLDWLMQERPDLVIVSLGANDALRGVDPAVTRRNLDAIITGVKQQNARVMLVGMLAPPNMGSEYGKEFNAIYEELAHDHNVVLYRFFLEGVAGDPALNLADGMHPNAEGVAEIVERILPTVVQALAEEPR, from the coding sequence TTGACAACGCTCGTCTGGGCGCCCGCCGGGGCGGATACCATACTTGCGCTCGGCGACAGCCTTACCGCCGGCTACGGACTAAGTGGGCGCGACAGTTTCCCGTCAAGGCTGGAGACCGCCCTCCGGGAATCTGGGCACGAAGTTCGCGTGGTCAATGGCGGCGTTTCCGGCGACACGACCGCCGGCGGTCTGGCCCGCCTGGATTGGCTGATGCAGGAACGCCCCGATCTGGTTATTGTCTCGCTGGGCGCGAACGATGCGCTGCGCGGCGTCGACCCGGCCGTGACACGCCGCAATCTGGACGCCATCATCACGGGGGTGAAACAGCAGAACGCCCGTGTCATGCTGGTCGGCATGCTGGCGCCGCCGAATATGGGATCGGAATACGGTAAGGAATTCAATGCGATTTATGAGGAACTGGCGCACGATCACAATGTCGTGTTGTACCGCTTTTTCCTGGAAGGGGTTGCGGGCGATCCGGCACTGAACCTGGCCGACGGCATGCACCCCAACGCAGAGGGCGTCGCCGAGATCGTCGAACGCATTCTGCCGACCGTGGTGCAGGCGCTGGCGGAAGAACCGAGGTGA
- a CDS encoding FIST C-terminal domain-containing protein — translation MANEFRAAHAGGATWQDAARDIIIGLGELDASHRLGFLYVTDAYADSFDEICIFLRQATGVPHWIGTIGFGVVGAGKEYFDEPALSAMVAPLSEDAFRIFNLNGDGDGAEALRRDHGPWLDQADSPLIIVHADPRNDGLLEDIDDLAEATNGYLVGGLTASRGHYGLLADGTDQGPVSGAMVSLHSVPVQLGLTQGCTPIGRPRIITDAEENVLFSIDDRPALEVLKEDIGEILSRDLRRIGGYIFAALLVPGSDTADYTVRNLVGIDENEGVIAIGSNVEEGERIMFCRRDRDSAVEDLKRMLNDLKRRAGGKDIRGGLYFSCVARGPNQFGPDSAELGLIREMLGDFPVTGFFANGEISNNRLYGYTGVLALFL, via the coding sequence ATGGCAAATGAATTTCGCGCGGCCCATGCGGGCGGCGCAACCTGGCAGGATGCGGCGCGGGACATCATCATCGGACTTGGCGAACTCGATGCATCGCACCGGTTGGGCTTTCTCTACGTAACGGACGCCTATGCCGATTCCTTCGACGAAATCTGCATTTTCCTGCGCCAGGCGACAGGCGTTCCGCACTGGATCGGCACCATCGGCTTCGGCGTCGTGGGCGCCGGCAAGGAATATTTCGACGAACCGGCCCTTTCGGCCATGGTTGCCCCCCTTTCGGAAGATGCGTTCCGGATTTTCAATCTGAACGGCGACGGCGACGGCGCCGAAGCCTTGCGGCGCGATCACGGCCCGTGGCTGGATCAGGCCGATTCGCCGCTGATCATCGTGCATGCGGATCCGCGCAACGACGGCCTTCTGGAAGATATCGACGATCTGGCGGAAGCGACCAACGGGTATCTGGTCGGCGGGCTCACCGCATCGCGCGGCCATTACGGGTTGCTGGCGGACGGGACGGATCAGGGTCCGGTCTCCGGGGCCATGGTCTCGCTGCACAGCGTGCCGGTGCAGCTGGGCCTGACGCAGGGCTGCACGCCCATCGGCAGGCCGCGGATCATTACCGACGCGGAAGAAAACGTCCTGTTCTCCATCGACGACCGGCCGGCGCTGGAGGTGCTGAAGGAGGACATCGGCGAGATCCTGTCTCGCGACCTGCGGCGGATCGGCGGGTATATTTTCGCGGCCCTTCTGGTGCCCGGCTCGGATACCGCGGACTACACCGTGCGCAACCTTGTCGGCATCGACGAAAACGAGGGCGTGATCGCCATCGGCAGTAACGTGGAGGAAGGCGAGCGCATCATGTTCTGCCGCCGCGACCGGGACAGCGCGGTCGAGGACCTGAAACGCATGCTGAACGACCTGAAGCGCCGCGCCGGCGGCAAGGATATCCGCGGCGGGCTGTATTTTTCCTGCGTCGCCCGCGGACCCAACCAGTTCGGACCGGACAGCGCGGAACTCGGCCTCATCCGGGAGATGCTGGGCGACTTTCCCGTGACGGGATTTTTTGCCAATGGCGAAATCAGCAACAACCGGCTCTACGGTTATACCGGGGTGCTGGCCCTCTTCCTGTAA
- the thpR gene encoding RNA 2',3'-cyclic phosphodiesterase encodes MIRLFVGLSIPESLQARLTGLCGGVPGARWVRPENFHVTLRFIGDIGENLAEDVDAALSRITAPSFTLEVAGVGQFGKGVATRALWAGIAPNPALNHLRSKIETAVTGAGLPAETRKFKPHITLGRLKNPPPDRVGNFIVDHAGLRAGTFPVDRFTLFSSFLSSSGAIYTPEVDYELE; translated from the coding sequence ATGATACGGCTGTTCGTCGGGCTCTCGATTCCCGAATCCCTTCAGGCCCGGCTGACCGGGCTTTGCGGCGGCGTTCCCGGCGCGCGCTGGGTCAGGCCCGAGAATTTTCATGTCACCTTGCGGTTCATCGGCGATATCGGTGAAAACCTCGCCGAGGATGTGGACGCGGCGCTGTCGCGGATTACCGCGCCGTCCTTCACGCTCGAGGTTGCCGGCGTCGGACAATTCGGCAAGGGAGTCGCCACCCGGGCGCTGTGGGCCGGCATCGCGCCGAACCCGGCGCTGAACCATCTGCGGTCGAAGATCGAAACCGCCGTGACCGGCGCCGGGCTTCCCGCCGAAACCCGCAAATTCAAACCGCATATAACGCTCGGCCGGTTGAAAAACCCGCCGCCCGACCGGGTGGGGAATTTCATCGTCGACCATGCCGGGCTGCGCGCCGGAACCTTCCCGGTCGACCGCTTCACCCTGTTTTCCAGCTTCCTGTCGTCCTCGGGGGCGATCTATACGCCGGAAGTGGATTATGAACTCGAGTAA